One Halobellus ruber genomic window carries:
- a CDS encoding ATP-binding protein, with protein MTEDIDDLLNEDPTLEDDGDGSTAATDESPSGSDESSTTGGVPETSVPSADGDLAEGEIGHVLASEEIMIGRDEYNVNAFVTTTERDEVRVGDYVQIPYPNSNDELFAVTDKLRYEPYTDLDDKSDTHNHISRHQDLDESEFVLVASLDPIAILSPTQDGNLDRGIVNRIPKPNTPVSLSRDDEYLRTGLSIPDEGPFCGYLSVGGEEMIIDDDKFPYYLSNPGIDPETGEPEPGEPAIFRHSLVAGSTGKGKTHFTKNLLRQFVDGQRYPIEHHESGEQLQGRLNTVIIDPENEYWQMGEDPELDEETKQKLRRQGIKVGGISDLEVFVPSVGNVPNPGTGTQQPFGIPFELVRSRPQLLMPYQPRETIRSALEMALDSYFDAADADGKAPTYSDFRSYVQTSEELQDDSEIASQTWSAMIRRIKDPTFENVFDHGMSSLTDLANDMFRGGQVTVIPTSHLRGAKEHLTVLSILSYIIENKIDDHHVVDQIKNTPMLVAVDEAHNYFSSPESLREQYIVRRAREAVKQGRKDKLGLMMITQNPEDIDDDILKQINTNIFLGLREEVIEKVPSIPRGFKRDIPKFRKGQAVVKAPDVEAVEVVGLPDCVTKHD; from the coding sequence ATGACTGAGGACATCGACGACCTCCTGAACGAAGACCCGACCCTCGAAGACGACGGCGACGGCTCAACCGCGGCTACTGACGAGTCGCCGAGTGGATCCGACGAATCCAGCACCACCGGCGGCGTTCCCGAGACGTCGGTGCCAAGCGCCGACGGCGATCTCGCCGAGGGCGAAATCGGCCACGTCCTCGCAAGCGAGGAGATTATGATCGGTCGCGACGAGTACAACGTCAACGCGTTCGTCACCACCACCGAGCGTGACGAGGTTCGCGTGGGAGATTACGTCCAAATTCCATACCCGAACAGTAACGACGAACTCTTTGCGGTCACGGACAAGCTTCGCTACGAACCTTACACCGACCTCGATGACAAATCAGACACGCACAACCACATTAGCCGGCATCAGGATCTCGACGAGTCAGAGTTCGTTCTAGTTGCGTCCCTCGATCCGATTGCGATCCTCAGTCCGACACAGGACGGAAACTTGGATAGAGGAATCGTGAATCGGATTCCGAAGCCAAACACACCGGTGAGCCTCTCACGTGATGACGAGTACCTTCGAACCGGACTGAGTATTCCCGACGAGGGACCGTTCTGTGGCTACCTCTCGGTTGGCGGCGAAGAGATGATCATCGACGACGACAAGTTCCCGTACTATTTGTCGAACCCGGGAATCGATCCAGAGACGGGAGAACCAGAGCCTGGTGAACCAGCGATTTTCAGACACTCTCTCGTCGCCGGCTCTACCGGGAAAGGAAAGACGCACTTCACGAAGAATCTGCTGCGCCAGTTCGTCGACGGGCAGCGTTATCCTATCGAACACCACGAATCGGGCGAGCAATTACAGGGCCGGCTGAACACCGTGATCATCGACCCCGAGAACGAATACTGGCAGATGGGCGAGGATCCCGAACTCGACGAGGAAACCAAGCAGAAGCTCCGTCGGCAGGGGATCAAGGTCGGTGGCATCAGCGATCTCGAAGTGTTTGTCCCGAGCGTCGGGAACGTGCCGAACCCAGGAACCGGTACGCAGCAACCGTTCGGTATCCCCTTCGAACTCGTCCGATCGCGTCCGCAGCTGTTGATGCCGTACCAGCCGCGTGAGACCATTCGTAGCGCTCTGGAGATGGCCCTCGACTCGTACTTCGACGCTGCCGACGCAGATGGGAAGGCACCGACGTACAGCGACTTCCGCTCCTATGTTCAAACGAGCGAGGAACTCCAAGACGACAGTGAGATCGCGAGTCAGACCTGGTCAGCGATGATTCGCCGAATCAAGGACCCGACGTTCGAGAACGTGTTCGACCACGGGATGTCGTCGCTTACAGACCTGGCTAACGATATGTTCCGCGGGGGCCAGGTAACCGTGATTCCCACGAGCCACCTTCGCGGTGCGAAAGAACACCTGACCGTGCTCTCGATCCTCTCGTACATCATCGAGAACAAAATCGACGACCACCACGTGGTCGACCAGATCAAGAACACCCCAATGCTTGTCGCCGTCGACGAGGCACACAACTACTTCTCATCTCCCGAGTCCCTTCGTGAGCAGTACATTGTGCGGCGTGCGCGAGAAGCCGTCAAGCAGGGCCGCAAGGACAAGCTAGGGCTGATGATGATCACGCAAAACCCGGAAGACATCGACGATGACATCTTGAAGCAAATCAACACGAACATCTTCCTCGGATTGCGGGAGGAAGTTATTGAAAAAGTCCCCTCGATTCCCCGGGGATTCAAGCGTGACATCCCGAAATTCCGAAAGGGGCAGGCCGTTGTCAAAGCCCCTGATGTTGAAGCGGTTGAGGTTGTCGGACTCCCTGACTGTGTAACAAAGCACGATTAG
- a CDS encoding DNA double-strand break repair nuclease NurA: MESNALSVVRSLFDHIDANVPREQDEQAAYARELFGYLSHSGGSVEALEQPSYQKTRLSELGTWTEDPWEQPTYGLDASTTQPIEFNDGLIVDTAYAKIGVIGQGANHAIEEGGTVKTVVHFADSDSTLHNTDAVEGDVEGEVIRFPDVGRSRNLSKDVATAAQHLAESEHLVDNTDSIDGVCFIDGAVYPLGVVYWLLLDELGRSTPAGAWEIPRRILGNYADFVDKQFEKDLPVVGVVKTSTMDELLTALDEKISRHNLTGDDGVRIDVPWTRDHQFTGEVLRDSSLDHLTYTSWFVQEELPLRNQSFDLLSSIESRLSHGGASDYQRAFFYVRLPKTGDVLRVEAPYLMVREEDRRRAVQYKTLKEIAQKQDVPGAVGRADRIARITSENRETIRNMIRSSEASFDHNWDGRWSDIEDVDSGL, encoded by the coding sequence ATGGAGTCAAACGCACTCTCTGTCGTTCGTAGTCTGTTCGACCACATCGACGCGAACGTTCCGCGTGAACAGGATGAACAGGCCGCGTATGCCAGAGAACTCTTCGGCTATCTCAGCCACTCTGGTGGATCAGTCGAGGCACTTGAGCAGCCAAGCTATCAGAAGACGCGGCTCAGCGAACTGGGAACGTGGACCGAGGACCCGTGGGAACAACCAACCTATGGTCTCGACGCAAGTACCACCCAGCCGATTGAGTTCAACGACGGGCTGATCGTCGACACAGCCTACGCAAAGATCGGGGTCATCGGACAGGGGGCAAACCACGCGATCGAAGAAGGTGGGACTGTCAAGACGGTCGTACACTTCGCTGACAGCGACAGCACACTTCACAATACTGACGCCGTCGAAGGGGACGTGGAAGGAGAGGTTATCCGGTTCCCGGACGTCGGTCGCTCACGAAACCTGTCGAAGGATGTCGCAACTGCCGCACAGCATTTGGCCGAAAGCGAACACCTCGTTGATAACACAGACAGCATCGACGGCGTCTGCTTCATCGACGGCGCAGTCTATCCACTGGGGGTTGTCTACTGGCTCCTGTTAGACGAACTCGGTCGGTCGACCCCCGCAGGAGCGTGGGAGATCCCCCGCCGAATCCTCGGGAACTATGCTGACTTCGTCGACAAGCAGTTCGAGAAAGACCTGCCCGTCGTCGGCGTCGTAAAGACGTCGACGATGGACGAGCTCCTCACGGCCCTCGATGAGAAAATCTCGCGCCACAATCTCACCGGCGACGACGGTGTACGTATCGACGTTCCCTGGACACGCGATCATCAGTTCACAGGCGAAGTGTTGCGAGATAGCAGCCTCGACCACTTGACGTATACCTCCTGGTTTGTACAGGAAGAACTTCCCCTTCGAAACCAGTCGTTCGACCTGCTCAGTAGTATTGAGTCCAGACTTTCGCACGGCGGTGCGAGTGATTACCAACGGGCGTTCTTCTACGTCCGACTCCCAAAGACGGGTGACGTCCTGCGTGTCGAGGCCCCGTATCTGATGGTCAGAGAAGAGGATCGACGGAGGGCCGTCCAGTACAAGACCCTCAAGGAGATCGCGCAGAAGCAGGACGTCCCCGGTGCCGTCGGCCGCGCCGACCGTATCGCCCGCATCACCAGCGAAAACCGCGAAACAATTCGGAATATGATCCGCTCGAGCGAAGCGTCCTTCGACCACAATTGGGACGGCCGCTGGAGCGACATCGAAGACGTTGACTCTGGACTATGA